The Naumovozyma castellii chromosome 2, complete genome sequence GTCCCCACTGCAACTAAACAAAGAATGGTAGAGAAAATTAGAGCTACGGGCGCTAACGTCATTATCAATGGTGCTCACTGGAAAGAAGCTGATACGTATTTGAAAAGCTCAGTGATGAATTCCATTGATTTAAATACTACTGAACCAATATACGTTCATCCATTTGATAACCCAGATATTTGGGAAGGCCATTCAACTATGGTGgatgaaattgttgatactttaaatgaacaaaatattgCTCTAAATAAGATTAAAGGTATTGTTTGTAGcgttggtggtggtggtcTCTATAATGGGATCATCCAAGGGTTAGAAAAACATAAGTTAGCTGATAAGATTCCAATCGTTGGTGTGGAAACAAAAGGTTGTCATGTATTTAAtacttctttgaaattaggtaaacaaattgaattcTCCAAAATAACAAGTATTGCAACTTCTTTAGGTACTGCCAGCATTTCCAGTCaaacttttgaatatgCTAAGAAATATCATACACGTTCTGTTGTCGTAGAAGATACTGATGTTATTGAAACTTGTCTCAAATATACCCAAGATTTCAATATGGTTGCAGAACCTGCTTGTGGTGCCTCACTCCATTTAGCATATAATACCAACATCTTGGAAAACGCATTGGGTCATAAATTATCTTCTGATGACATTATCCTAGTTATTGCATGTGGTGGTTCTTCCAATACAGTACAGGATCTAGAGGAAACTTTAGTACGCCTAAGGGAAAAGGCTAAACATGAAAGGATTACTCCGCCAactttcatcaatgatCCAATTCAACCTGTACCAATTTTGGGCAGAGCTTAAGAATATTATGTCTCGATAGTAATTAACGTTTTGTAATAGTAGGTTTGATATACATATATTTCAGTTTATAAATGCTAATGAATTATCctcttatttttcttttcgGGTTTCATTAGTGACCTGGAGCCAAAACCTTGAAAAAAATCTGCAATACAGGAGTTGTTTTTCACTTTTTCAGTCTTCTCAGGTTCACGAACTGAAACAGTTAATCACAAACACGGTTACAAACATTATCAGGAAATGAATTAGTAACATGAACCAGAAATTGAACGTGCCATACATTTTGAAAAGCTATGAAATGAAACAAATGCTTCAATAGTTAACCTTAATTTATACTTACACCGCTCCCGAAGTCTAGGAAAGATGATTAGTATCTAGAGCATTTATTTCTCCAGTATCATTACTGCCACTATATTCCAAGATATTACAGCATTGTACTTCTTGATCCTAATTGAGTATTTttaaaacaagaagaaaaataaacaatgaTTTTTAACACTCTCTTAATTGGCATCCAAAGACCACTTCAGCATAGCTACAACATACACCTACACACTAATAAAATTCCATATATTAGGCAACCATTCCACAAAAGGACAACGTTAGCAAAGGGAAGGACATTCAATTTGACGAGTCACAACTCCTCTTGTTCAAGTATCAAAATTACtgaagaaatataattACACTGTATCAGATAAGAACGAACTCTTTGACTCCGTTAAACAAAAAAGATATCATGACAATCTAAGCACATATTTGAGTAATGCATTTTTCATTAGGAACCATTTGCACAATGTGAAAAAGGATGAAAATCtctcaattaaatttttttttttgtgGAGCTTGCTCCAAAGCAATGTCAACCCAATCCAGTTCAGATATTCTTTACATAGGTCAATAGAAAACAGACATTTCAAGTTCCGTTAACTGAACAAGACTGCATTTTTGTCTGTCcttaaaaatataaatcaaatcatttctttatctGCAGAAGTTTGGCGGGTATGATGGTTGGTCATTTTCTTGGTACTAAGGATATCCATTACATGTATTACTACCTGTGCTATATGCTATCTTCTCAATGTCACTCATTACTTTTCCCATTAAGGATTACACAGAATGCATGCACATATAATC is a genomic window containing:
- the CHA1 gene encoding L-serine/L-threonine ammonia-lyase CHA1 (ancestral locus Anc_1.3): MSIVYNKTPLLRQFFPAVSTKPSTSIPQFFLKYECLQPSGSFKSRGIGNLIMKNAIRIKKSGNKSPQVFSSSGGNAGFAAATASQRLSLPCTVVVPTATKQRMVEKIRATGANVIINGAHWKEADTYLKSSVMNSIDLNTTEPIYVHPFDNPDIWEGHSTMVDEIVDTLNEQNIALNKIKGIVCSVGGGGLYNGIIQGLEKHKLADKIPIVGVETKGCHVFNTSLKLGKQIEFSKITSIATSLGTASISSQTFEYAKKYHTRSVVVEDTDVIETCLKYTQDFNMVAEPACGASLHLAYNTNILENALGHKLSSDDIILVIACGGSSNTVQDLEETLVRLREKAKHERITPPTFINDPIQPVPILGRA